The following DNA comes from Rosa rugosa chromosome 5, drRosRugo1.1, whole genome shotgun sequence.
TGAAAAACTCTGATTGCATGTCTTTTCCATTGCAGTGGTCTAGTGGGGTGGTTGATCAAGAGTTTGCAGCAGACGTAGCCATAGCCAAGTGGCATTTCATACCTCACCTTCAAAACCGAACAGTTTCAGAGCAGCCAAAGTTTGTGTTTCCTATACCTTGTTTTACTCCTACACTCTCCATCTGACCAAAGCTAGCTAAGCTCTCCGAAAACAAATGGGTTTGGGAAGCGAGGTGAAAACGTCGTCGTTCATGAGCGATTTTCTGGAGAAGTGCGGTGGCTGTGCCCGTCTGGACGGCGGGTTTGCGACGGAGCTGGAACTGCATGGAGCTGATCTCAACGATCCTCTCAGGAGAGCCAAAATGCCTCGTCAGTTCTCCTCACCTCGTCCGAAGGGTACGTACGTAACTTCAGTGATTTCGTTACTCGATCTAATCTCTAAGATTTAGAGTTCTCTATATATCCAAACTGATTATTCCTATTCTTTTGCTGGCTATACATGAACCCCAGAAAGATGAAGATCTTGAAGAGAATGAGAAaaatgatcaaaaaaaaaaaaaaaaggaagaagaaagcttTAACTTTGAATATGTATGAATGAATACAAGGCGATTTATGGGGTGGGTTCATAGCATTTTCTTGGGGTGTAATATGGACAAAAATGCTGAACTAATTAGCCCAACTATACCAACAGTTACCCTTTTTGGGTAAGTTAAGTTCCATATACTGTttatgagtttttctattggaacctccaaatttactcacttgatctctatgctttttacacctcttatcaaaatttcaaatactaaatttactcactaaacctcactaaacttcctcaaataacctcactcatataatttgcaaataaattattatctttaaaataaaaaatttagtcatttcaatgatttaatcactctataaatcttaactaaatatatatttcttaatcaaacttgaatttcaaaaattaatgtttaatcaataagaaaatgccatgaactattctgtttttttttttgtttttttttttctattttagctgtgcaaaaaaaaaatgaagaaatcatttgtttttattctcaaaaaaaaaaaatcatttgttttttaatgtttattttttttgctgtattttttgtaccacatgattaattatttaaatatttttagttttttttttaactgctagttttttttttaacaaatataatggattgacttagatttaggtcataaatcataagaggatttattttgttttccctcaccaatatgcgttcaacatatatatcatatatttttatgtcacatgttcttaatcatattttttgttcttgttaaatatatatgaatgctttaatgagtatgtagtgaaattggaaaatgaaaatagataaggaaaataataagaaatacaatctaatattattgaattggaaagtccacataaaataaatataatattttttggtataattattgtccttaattgtcattttatagtaggttatatatgtcatttaataattcataatagagtgaagtcaagtgagcaaatttggaggtcccaatagaaactctcactgtttattttttcaatttttttggggaAAATTAAATTAAGTTATATATGTGAATATTTAACTTTATCCTTCTGTCTTAACACGTATTTTTAAATAATCAAAGATGAGAAATGAGTCATCCTAGGTTAGCTTCTGACAGTCTttttctcctaaaaaaaaaaggttagctTCTGTCAGTAACGTGGCAAAGTATACAAGTCCCAAATCGGTCTCATTTCTCATGAACACTTTAGGGATGTTCATTGACACCTGTCTTTTTCATGCAACAATGAATATAAAATAGTAGGGTTGTGCAGCAAAAAATGGGCCTTCTGAGTGTCCAAAATTGCTGAAGAAATAGTTGGGCCCAATCTAAAGAATGAGGCCCCCAGAGCATGAATGatacaaattttatttattttagattTTGATATAGGTACATTTGGACTACCTTGATGTTGGAGCAAACATCATAATAACCGCATCTTATCAGGTAATTAATTTTGTTCATGATTCATTATACCGTTTTTTGTTTATGATTTGGTGAGTTACTATCAGTTGTAAACTGTTAAACCTTGTTGTTTTGTCTGATACAGGCCACAATTCAGGGTTTTGAGGCCAAAGGTTTCTCTAAAGAAGAAGCCAAAGCCCTGCTCAGGAAAAGTGTAGAAATTGCAATGGAGGCACGAGAAATTTACTATGACAAATGCACCAAAGGTTCTTGGGATTTTGTGGACGCAGGAAAGCCTTCAAGACATCCAGTTCTAGTTGCAGCATCTGTGGGAAGCTATGGAGCCTATTTGGCTGATGGTTCCAAGTATAGGTCAGTTAACTCAGCATATGATTGAAACATGGAACAAGAAAATGGTGACATCTCTGCATTTTAATCTCTTGTACattgtttataactttatatgAGCATCATTGATACTCGGGTTCTGATTCTTTGTGGATTATTTCCTTTGTAGTGGTAATTACGGCGATGCAGTGACTCTAGAAACATTGAAAGATTTCCATAGGGAAAGGGTTCTGATTCTAGCCAACTCTGGTGCTGATCTAATTGCATTTGAGACAACACCAAATAAGCTAGAGGCAAAGGTAATATGCTTTGTTTGCCTTAATGTATAAGGCCTTATGCCCTATTGTGGACATGGATTAAGCAAATGGAATGAAGTTCATTACCTTAGAAATCTTCCTAGCATATACGACAGATATGATTCACATGCCATGAGCATCAGAAGTGTTAGGACTATACATAATGCTGAGGTCTATGTCAGAAATTCTAAGATGAGGGTGTTTCAGTCATCTTTATTTAGATTAATTGTGCCAACAGTTTCCACTCTGCCTCCGGCTAAATACCTTCCTTAAATGTGATGGTGCAGGCATATGCTGAACTTCTTGAGGAAGAAGCAATAGATATTCCAGCATGGTTTACTTTTGCTTCTAAAGATGGAATTAATGTGGTGAGTGGTGATTCCATCTTTGAGTGTGCCTCTATTGCTAATGCATGCAAGCAAGTTGTTGCTGTTGGAATCAACTGCACACCACCTAGATTTATCCAGGGGTTGATTTCATATGTAACTTAGCGATCTTTGGTCAATTGGAATAAATTAGCATATGTAACTTAGCCCCTCAAAATTTTCATATAATTGATGTTCCTTTGCCTATCAAATTTGCAGGTAACAAGCCAACCAATAGTGATATACCCCAACAGTGGTGAGACCTATGATGGTCAGAGCAAGCAATGGGTGGTAAGTGTCCTTCTATATGAATAGACAGTGCTTGTTGCCCTACTCCATCAGCTATAGCATCTGAATTTAGATCATTATAATTCACAAAGTAATGTTCTGTTTGTTGGATATAATGTTCTATTACCAAATGGTGAATCTTGTACCATTTGTTTGTAAAAATATGAAACCGATCTTC
Coding sequences within:
- the LOC133711927 gene encoding homocysteine S-methyltransferase 3-like, whose protein sequence is MGLGSEVKTSSFMSDFLEKCGGCARLDGGFATELELHGADLNDPLRRAKMPRQFSSPRPKGTYVHLDYLDVGANIIITASYQATIQGFEAKGFSKEEAKALLRKSVEIAMEAREIYYDKCTKGSWDFVDAGKPSRHPVLVAASVGSYGAYLADGSKYRSVNSAYD
- the LOC133711928 gene encoding selenocysteine Se-methyltransferase-like; this encodes HGTRKCGNYGDAVTLETLKDFHRERVLILANSGADLIAFETTPNKLEAKAYAELLEEEAIDIPAWFTFASKDGINVVSGDSIFECASIANACKQVVAVGINCTPPRFIQGLISYVT